The following proteins come from a genomic window of Drosophila sulfurigaster albostrigata strain 15112-1811.04 chromosome X, ASM2355843v2, whole genome shotgun sequence:
- the LOC133847631 gene encoding uncharacterized protein LOC133847631, translated as MKQNNKITMQQQRNNIKLPTFDKDDNDADGDSKVSLRKGIERKLKYLSESNRFTPSATRAIRRRGQRSSDDGGSIGGGFNRGRTALRLGKHSSEMKLKEEEAKLPRLKVPTIPNFVQSPRRNGLSPRDFLAENDEDDDDDEETTLRGALQDEFEKHLAMGGHGINRRNRSHMSIKHMHKPTYSCSSCGARFHIKSLLGAHRRTHDDDFKVRFRARRPRDSNTAISPPPARATSKQCKFCDRYFDLERALHIHQLCHCNKITPQQRRKLGYTDLAHEKKNAPLPNFQRMPRGSLPEHTTPDPNMPYVALGPAALKMIEQEQQMKSKRRSMKYTVKVAGPMGRWR; from the exons atgaaacaaaacaacaaaataacaatgcaacagcagcgtaACAACATTAAATTGCCAACATTTGACAAGGACGATAACGATGCCGATGGCGATAGCAAAGTGAGCTTGCGCAAAGGTATCGAACGTAAGTTGAAATACCTATCGGAATCAAATCGCTTCACGCCAAGCGCCACACGCGCCATTCGACGTCGCGGTCAACGCAGCAGTGACGATGGCGGCAGCATTGGAGGCGGATTTAATCGCGGACGCACGGCGTTGAGGCTTGGCAAGCATTCGTCCGAGATGAAGCTAAAAGAGGAGGAGGCAAAACTGCCACGCCTTAAAGTGCCAACCATACCAA attttgtGCAGTCTCCTCGTCGCAACGGTTTGTCGCCACGCGATTTTCTCGCCGAGaacgacgaagacgacgacgatgatgaggagACAACGTTGCGTGGCGCTCTTCAGGATGAGTTCGAGAAGCATCTGGCGATGGGCGGTCACGGGATCAATCGTCGCAATCGCAGCCACATGAGCATCAAGCATATGCACAAGCCCACCTACAGCTGCAGCTCGTGTGGCGCTCGTTTCCACATCAAGTCGCTGCTCGGCGCCCATCGACGCACTCACGATGATGATTTTAAGGTGCGTTTTCGCGCTCGTCGACCACGCGATAGCAACACTGCAATTTCACCGCCACCAGCGAGGGCTACATCCAAACAGTGTAAATTCTGTGATCGCTACTTTGACTTGGAGCGAGCGTTGCACATACATCAGTTGTGCCACTGCAATAAGATAACACCGCAGCAGCGACGCAAACTTGGCTACACTGATCTCGCGCACGAAAAGAAGAATGCGCCGTTGCCAAACTTCCAGCGCATGCCGCGTGGCTCGCTGCCCGAGCATACGACACCCGATCCAAATATGCCGTATGTGGCTTTGGGTCCAGCGGCGCTCAAAATGATCGAACAGGAGCAGCAGATGAAGTCGAAGCGGCGTTCGATGAAATATACGGTTAAGGTAGCGGGACCCATGGGACGTTGGCGTTGA